The Candidatus Bathyarchaeia archaeon genome segment AACGATGTTGATGCCCTTTCTCTCCAGGATCTTTTTCAGATGCTCGGAAGCCTCTTCATCTTCCCTAGGTAGGATAGATGGCATCGCCTCCAGAACCGTAACTTCGGCTCCAAAGGCTTTGAAGATGGAGGCGAACTCCAATCCTATGGCGCCTCCACCAATGATTCCTACCCTCTCGGGGAGGTGGTCCAGGCTGAAGGCCTCATCGCTTGTAATGACGCCGTCTTCTTCCACGCCTTCGATTGGAGGCTTAGTGGGATGAGACCCGCTGGCGATAATGATGTTCTCGGCTTCGATGAGTCGATGTCCCCCGCCGGTTAGCTCTACATCTACTAGGTTTTGGCTTTTAAGCCGAGCAAACCCCTCCACAACCTCAACTCCATTCTTGTTCAATAAGTGTTTAACGCCTTTTGAAAGCCTAGCTACAGCCGATTTCGCCCAAGTTAGCGAAGAAGTGTAATCCGCCTCGTATTTTTCAACCTTTATACCGAATTTATCCGATTTCTCAAGGGCTTCCAAAATCCCGCCGACGTAAAGGAGGGATTTGGTGGGTATGCATCCGATATTAGTGCATACGCCTCCTAAATTTGACTTCTCGATCAGGGAAACGTGGGCTCCCAGCTGGGCGGCCCTGATGGCGGCGACGTATCCTCCTGGTCCTCCTCCAATCACCGCAACGTTGACTTTCCCCTCTGCAGACAACTTGAACCACCTATCTATGGATTAAAAAACCGTTTAATTCAGGTGGCGGGTTTTATGTAGCTTCCTGTTCGACGATGGCGAAGGCCCTGGTCCAGCCGGCGCTGGCCCCCTCTATAACGACCGGAGCTCCTACGAAGATGAATCCATATGGCACAGGTATTTTATCCAGGTTGGCCAGCCTTTCATAGTGGATGAATTCCCTATCTTTTCCTACGAAGTGCGCTGGCCATAGGTATCGTTTGTCTCCGGTTCTTTTGTAGTCGTCGCCCATGGCTTTGAATGGTCTGTCGAAGCCGAAGGTATCTACGCCGATGTTTACGATTCCTTGATCTAGTAGATATGAGGTGGCTTCGGCGCTCATCCCTGGGTGATCCTCGAAGTATGTTCTTTTACCCCACTTCTTGTCCCAGTCGGTTCTGATGAGAACTATATCGTATGGTTTCAGCTGATAGTTGATTTTCTTCAAGGCTTTGATGATGTCGTCTTTGGTTATGAACTGCCTAGGTTTTTTATGAGTTAAGTTAAGAACAACCCCATCGCCCACCGTCCAATCTAGTGGAACTTTGTCGATGGTTTTAGCAGGCTTGCCTGCAGTTGTAGGATAGTAGTGGTATGGTGAGTCTAAATGGGTGCCTAGGTGGGTGGTTAACGTAGCCTCTTCCCAAGCCTGGCCCATCCCTTCAGGGAAGTCCTCAGGGTCCACGCCC includes the following:
- the lpdA gene encoding dihydrolipoyl dehydrogenase, which produces MSAEGKVNVAVIGGGPGGYVAAIRAAQLGAHVSLIEKSNLGGVCTNIGCIPTKSLLYVGGILEALEKSDKFGIKVEKYEADYTSSLTWAKSAVARLSKGVKHLLNKNGVEVVEGFARLKSQNLVDVELTGGGHRLIEAENIIIASGSHPTKPPIEGVEEDGVITSDEAFSLDHLPERVGIIGGGAIGLEFASIFKAFGAEVTVLEAMPSILPREDEEASEHLKKILERKGINIVNGVLVKKISGGWGNLELTYEEAGSSRVLSVGMVMVATGRAANIKDMGFEEVGIKVEAGRVKVDERLRTTVPNIYAVGDVANEWMLAHVAMQEGIVASENIVGLDTRIDYRFIPRCVYTLPEFAAVGLTEAQAKKAYGETAAATFPIIANGRAVTMDEREGLIKILYEKNLGQILGAQIIAPEASELIHQLAMAMKLEATLEEVAGMVHAHPTLSEINREVSLKALNRPIHI
- a CDS encoding cyclase family protein — its product is MEIRSFTGDVIEMLQFDRAKWRIIDLTLPIYPFHQDFVGFPKVCKWGHVEGARLNSVPAGVDPEDFPEGMGQAWEEATLTTHLGTHLDSPYHYYPTTAGKPAKTIDKVPLDWTVGDGVVLNLTHKKPRQFITKDDIIKALKKINYQLKPYDIVLIRTDWDKKWGKRTYFEDHPGMSAEATSYLLDQGIVNIGVDTFGFDRPFKAMGDDYKRTGDKRYLWPAHFVGKDREFIHYERLANLDKIPVPYGFIFVGAPVVIEGASAGWTRAFAIVEQEAT